One genomic region from Candidatus Eisenbacteria bacterium encodes:
- a CDS encoding acetyl-CoA acetyltransferase, protein MSVWGKVAVAGVYEHPTRYAPDKTAFQIHVESARGALEDAGLTIKDVDGFFTSGVGPIGIMSLAQHLNLRPGYLDTQDIGGSSFVSHCLHATAAIEAGLCSVALVTYGSTAASERFAIGTGGGFMMSPADNFEAPFGPTIVGSYALVAQRHMHEFGTTSAQLAEIAVTMRRHAILNPHAKYRDPITVEDVLASRIISSPLHLLDCCMISDGGGALVLVSAERARDLPKRAALILGASEAVRHHGIGDRDLLDVAARQSGPVALERAGVKHTDVDLCMIYDSYTITVLATLEGLGFCKPGEGGAFCSDGRLGLGGSLPTNTDGGGLSSNHPGMRGIFLVIEAVKQLRGERGAAQVKDCEIALVHGTGGMLGQRHSGVTMILGRA, encoded by the coding sequence ATGAGCGTGTGGGGCAAGGTGGCGGTGGCGGGCGTCTACGAGCATCCGACACGCTATGCGCCCGACAAGACCGCGTTCCAGATCCACGTCGAGAGCGCGCGCGGCGCGCTCGAAGACGCCGGGCTCACGATCAAGGACGTCGACGGCTTCTTCACCAGCGGGGTCGGGCCGATCGGCATCATGTCGCTCGCCCAGCACCTGAACCTGCGCCCCGGCTACCTCGACACGCAGGACATCGGCGGCTCGTCGTTCGTCTCGCATTGCCTGCATGCGACGGCCGCGATCGAGGCGGGACTCTGCTCGGTGGCGCTCGTCACCTACGGCTCGACGGCCGCCTCGGAGCGCTTCGCGATCGGCACCGGCGGCGGCTTCATGATGAGCCCGGCCGACAACTTCGAGGCGCCGTTCGGCCCGACCATCGTCGGATCGTACGCCCTCGTGGCGCAGCGTCACATGCACGAGTTCGGGACGACGAGCGCCCAGCTCGCCGAGATCGCGGTCACCATGCGCCGGCACGCGATCCTGAACCCGCATGCGAAGTATCGCGATCCGATCACGGTCGAGGACGTGCTCGCCTCGCGGATCATCTCGTCGCCGCTCCACCTCCTCGACTGCTGCATGATCTCCGACGGCGGCGGCGCGCTCGTGCTCGTGTCGGCCGAGCGGGCGCGCGACCTGCCGAAACGCGCGGCGCTCATCCTGGGCGCGAGCGAGGCGGTGCGACACCACGGCATCGGCGATCGCGATCTGCTGGACGTGGCCGCGCGGCAGTCGGGGCCGGTGGCGCTCGAGCGCGCCGGCGTGAAGCACACCGACGTCGACCTCTGCATGATCTACGATTCCTACACGATCACCGTGCTGGCGACGCTGGAAGGGCTCGGCTTCTGCAAGCCCGGCGAGGGCGGCGCGTTCTGCTCGGATGGCCGGCTGGGGCTCGGCGGCTCGCTGCCGACCAACACCGACGGCGGCGGGCTGTCGTCGAACCACCCGGGCATGCGCGGCATCTTCCTCGTGATCGAAGCGGTGAAGCAGCTCCGCGGCGAGCGCGGCGCGGCGCAGGTGAAGGACTGCGAGATCGCGCTCGTGCACGGCACCGGCGGCATGCTGGGCCAGCGCCACAGCGGCGTCACCATGATCCTGGGGCGCGCATGA
- the motA gene encoding flagellar motor stator protein MotA: MFSLIGLFVVAVAVLGGFAMAGGRMQVLMQPNELVVIGGACLGTLIISAVGNVRGQLLRTVLKAFGSGVPGRQEYLDLLKLLYELFTFMRRNGAVALDEHIADVRKSPIFRKYTSFLRNERAVEFLVDAFKQVVNGTASAEELEVMLEQELETHHEEHAIPIGLLKTAGDALPGLGIVAAVLGIVTTMGKLDATPEEIGHNVAAALVGTFLGILLSYGLVQPLATNAELQEAIGSRYLRCIKEGLVASLRGAAPIVAIEFARKAIFAADRPSSTETERACKVVKAATT, encoded by the coding sequence ATGTTCTCACTGATCGGCCTGTTCGTCGTCGCCGTTGCCGTGCTGGGCGGATTCGCCATGGCGGGCGGGCGCATGCAGGTGCTGATGCAGCCGAACGAGCTGGTCGTGATCGGCGGCGCCTGCCTGGGCACGCTCATCATCTCGGCCGTCGGCAACGTGCGCGGGCAGCTCCTGCGCACCGTGCTGAAGGCGTTCGGCAGCGGCGTTCCCGGACGCCAGGAGTACCTGGACCTCCTGAAGCTGCTCTACGAGCTCTTCACCTTCATGCGCCGCAACGGCGCCGTCGCCCTGGACGAGCACATCGCCGACGTGCGCAAGAGCCCCATCTTCCGGAAGTACACTTCGTTCCTGCGCAACGAGCGCGCCGTGGAGTTCCTGGTCGATGCCTTCAAGCAGGTCGTGAACGGCACGGCGTCGGCGGAGGAGCTGGAGGTGATGCTCGAGCAGGAGCTGGAGACGCACCACGAAGAGCACGCGATCCCGATCGGGCTCCTCAAGACCGCGGGCGACGCGCTGCCCGGCCTCGGCATCGTCGCCGCCGTGCTCGGCATCGTCACCACCATGGGCAAGCTCGACGCGACGCCCGAGGAGATCGGGCACAACGTCGCCGCGGCGCTGGTCGGCACGTTCCTCGGCATCCTCCTCTCGTACGGCCTCGTGCAGCCGCTCGCGACCAACGCGGAGCTGCAGGAGGCGATCGGCAGCCGCTACCTGCGCTGCATCAAGGAGGGCCTCGTCGCGTCGCTGCGCGGCGCGGCGCCGATCGTGGCGATCGAGTTCGCCCGCAAGGCCATCTTCGCCGCGGACCGTCCGTCCAGCACCGAGACCGAGCGCGCATGCAAGGTCGTGAAGGCGGCGACCACGTGA
- a CDS encoding alpha/beta fold hydrolase, whose product MAAAFSTKYIDQGGTALHYLHTGPTTLPDVPPALDRGTLFVLLAPAGGSAGMWRRQMELLVEAGHSAVALDLPGHGRSAGLDAPPTVDACADVVAAVAEALGLRPFVLVGHSYGGTIALAFATRHGARLRGLVLLSCSARPEIGAAIEQLRSVVQGRMPQQFSPELFSPQSTPDVMREFFTELVKTDPRVRLTDFEAAAGFDGRPLLGTVCVPTLVVAGADDRVTAPALTEALCRGIAGARFETVARAGHLAPQEQPEVVGRLLADFAAGTARP is encoded by the coding sequence TTGGCCGCCGCGTTCTCCACCAAATACATCGACCAGGGCGGCACGGCCCTTCACTACCTGCACACCGGTCCGACGACGCTCCCGGACGTCCCGCCCGCGCTCGATCGCGGGACGCTGTTCGTGCTCCTCGCGCCGGCGGGCGGGTCGGCCGGCATGTGGCGCCGGCAGATGGAGCTCCTGGTGGAGGCCGGCCACAGCGCCGTCGCCCTCGATCTCCCCGGTCACGGCCGCTCGGCGGGGCTCGACGCTCCCCCGACGGTCGACGCGTGCGCGGACGTCGTCGCCGCCGTCGCCGAGGCGCTCGGGCTGCGGCCGTTCGTCCTCGTGGGACATAGCTACGGCGGCACGATCGCGCTGGCGTTCGCGACACGACACGGCGCCCGGCTGCGCGGCCTCGTCCTGCTCTCGTGCTCGGCCAGGCCCGAGATCGGGGCCGCGATCGAGCAGCTCCGCAGCGTCGTCCAGGGGCGGATGCCGCAGCAGTTCTCCCCCGAGCTCTTCTCGCCGCAGTCGACGCCCGACGTCATGCGCGAGTTCTTCACCGAGCTCGTGAAGACCGACCCGCGCGTGCGCCTGACCGACTTCGAGGCCGCGGCGGGCTTCGACGGCCGGCCGCTGCTCGGGACGGTGTGCGTGCCGACCCTCGTCGTCGCCGGCGCCGACGACCGCGTCACCGCGCCCGCCCTGACGGAAGCGCTGTGCCGCGGCATCGCGGGCGCGCGCTTCGAGACCGTCGCGCGGGCCGGACACCTCGCGCCACAGGAGCAGCCCGAGGTCGTGGGCCGGCTGCTCGCCGACTTCGCGGCGGGGACCGCCCGGCCATGA
- a CDS encoding Zn-ribbon domain-containing OB-fold protein, which yields MSSYKKPLPRIDEESRGYWEALARHELYFQRCRDCGTRRFPPRAVCPTCLSSRTEWVRASGRGTVYSFTVTHQNQAPGFRETLPYVLAVVELEEGPRMMTNVVGCAPDAVRVGLPVVVQYEDVTPELTLPLFRPA from the coding sequence ATGAGCAGCTACAAGAAACCGCTGCCGCGCATCGACGAGGAGAGCCGGGGCTACTGGGAGGCCCTGGCCCGCCACGAGCTCTACTTCCAGCGTTGCCGCGACTGCGGAACCAGGCGCTTTCCGCCGCGCGCCGTCTGCCCCACGTGCCTCTCGTCGCGGACCGAGTGGGTGCGTGCGAGCGGGCGCGGCACGGTCTACAGCTTCACGGTCACGCACCAGAATCAGGCGCCGGGCTTCCGCGAGACGCTGCCCTACGTGCTGGCGGTCGTCGAGCTCGAGGAAGGCCCGCGCATGATGACCAACGTCGTCGGGTGCGCGCCGGATGCGGTGCGCGTCGGGCTACCGGTCGTGGTCCAATACGAGGACGTCACGCCCGAGCTGACGCTGCCGCTCTTCCGCCCGGCCTGA